Part of the candidate division WOR-3 bacterium genome is shown below.
CCTGCAATAGCTCCAAGGCATCCTCCTGATCCAGCGAAGCCAGCACCTGCCTGCCTGCCGACCTGACGTTCCGACTTGCAGCCGACGACCATCTCCGGTACTTTCTCACAGCGGTTCTCCTTTCATAACATTCAAACAACCCAGATGCTACCATCCGGGCAGGGGAACCGCTACTGATTTTCAACTAAGACAGGGACATCCTCTGCTTTGACCCGCAGCCGGTCTCGTGCGCAAGTCCTGTCCCTGCGGAGTCACCAATTCGATGGACTCCTCACCCCGACCCTCTCCTCGGGTAGGAGAGGGAGAGGGAGAGGGAGAAGGAGAGGCCCTGATTGCCATCTACATGTAGTGGTATACCGCTCTCGGACCACAGTTCTGCCGGGGAGTGGGCGGCCCACAGGCTGCCTGGGGAGTGGCATCAGCCCATAGGAGAAGTCAAAAGTCAAAAGGTAGAAGTCAAAAGCCAACGCAAGGAACATCGAACCGAACATCGCCGAGAGCAACAACTTGAGCAACTACTGGCAGAACTTCGTGAGCAACGCGCGGAGCAGCGAAGGATAGAGGTTGAGATTGAGGTCGAGATGGAGCGAACTACACACGTGCCGACGCAACAGACTACGCGGCTGAAGACACTTCTGGACGTACTTCCCGACGTACTTCGCGCTGTGCTTCGAGAGACCCAGCCGCGGGTCCGCCGCGTGGTTCAATTCGCCGGGAATCAGTTCCAGGGACAGGTTGAGGTTAAGGTTGAGAATGGGAAAGAGGGCGAGGTACGGGTTGGCGGGTTGCGGGCCTCGGCTCTAAGTGGCTCGCCGCCAAGATGTTGACCTGCCGGCCCGCATGCCTTGACTATTGTGGCTTTCTGGCTTAGAATCCCCGCCACCATGCCCAGTCTATCCGTCAACATAGATCACGTCGCGACGCTGCGCCAGGCACGACTCGAGTCGTTTCCTGACCCGGTACAGGCGGCAGCTGCCGTGGAGCTGGGAGGGGCCGACGGTATCACAGTTCATCTTCGTCAGGACCGCAGGCACATCACCGACCGTGACGTCGAGTTGTTGCGCGCGACGGTGAAGACCGAACTCACCGTGGAGATGGCGGCTGTCGATGATCTGGTTCGGCTGATGGTCCGGGTCAGGCCTGACCAGGTGACGTTGGTCCCGGAACTGAAGACGGAGATAACGACCACGAGCGGCATTGACCTGTTGAAGGAGCGGAGCAGGCTGGAGCCGGTAGTGAAACGGCTGAAGAAGGCAGGAATACGGGTCAGCACCTTCATCGAGCCGGACACCGCCCAAGTCGAGGCAGCCGGCCGGATCGGGGCAGAAGTGGTCGAGCTGAACACTGACCGTTACAGCCGGGGCTGGTCGCGCGGCCCGCGGCTGCTGGAAGAACTCACGACCGCCGGCCGGGTTGCCGAAAAGGCGGGCCTGCTGGTTCACGTGGGGCACGGTCTTGGTTATCGAAACGTTGTGCCGGTTCTGGGGAATCGGATTGCCGCCGGTTACAGCATCGGGTTCGCGATAGTGGCGAGGGCGATCTACACCGGATTGCAGGACGCGGTTGCGGAAATGAAGCGGATCATGGAGGTTCACTCTTGAAGGGAATAAGAGTCAAGTTTATCGGGCTTCTAGTCGTCGTAGCTCTGAGTATCTGGGCCCTGTACCCGACGTACCGTCTGTATTCGGCTATACCAAAGCAGGAGAAAGCGCTCAACGAGCGGCTCGCCCGGGCGACGAACAAGGACGACAGCGGCCGGGTCGCACTCGAGATCGCCGAACTCCAGAATGTGAAGGCGAGCGTCCACAAGCGCTCGCTCAATCTGGGGCTGGACATAGTTGGCGGCATGCATCTGACCCTGGAGGTCGATAAGAGTAAGCTGTCGGCCGAGGATGCCAAGGACGCGGGCGACCGTGCGCTTGAGGTCATCCGGAACCGTGTTGATGAATTCGGTGTGTTCGAGCCGGTCATTCAGAAGGTCGGCCGGGATCGCATACTCGTCCAGCTTCCCGGCGTGGACCGCGAACGGGCAAAGAACCTGATCGGTCAGACCGCGCAGCTCAAGTTCCAGCTCGTCCAGGAAGAACGCGCGACCTATGACGCGCTGAAAGTGGTGGACGAGAAGACGAAAGCCGGGTCCGGTGCCGATACCGGAAAGGCCGCCAAGGCCGAAGCAGCTCCGGCCGTCAAGGCGGATACTTCGGTGCTACAGGCGATGCTCGACACGACCGGCAAGGACACCGGCTTGGCTGCTGCCGGCGAGATCGAAGAGGGAGCTCTCCTGAGCTACGTTCGAACCACGGGCGGCGATTTCAGCGTTGATGAACGCGACTATGCGGAGTTCAAGATGCTCCTGGAACGCGCCCGGCCGTACTGGCCGGAAGGATACGAGTTCCTCTTTGGGCCGTCCGAGCCGGTAGAAGGCAGCCCAGTGCGCCGTCTGTACATGCTCAAGGCCGAACCGGAGATGCTGGGTTCCGCCATCAAGGATGCCAGGCCGGCTCCTTACCAGGGTTCGGAGCCGGGACTGTCGAATACCTGGATTGTCAATCTTTCGCTCGGACGCAAGGACGCGGGAGTGTTCGCGCAGGTCACGGGCCGCAACATCGGGCGCCGGCTGGCAATCGTGCTCGACAATGTCGTGAAGTCCGCGCCGGTAATCCAGTCACGGATCCCGGATGGCAACGCCATGATTACCACCAATGATGTCAATCCTGACGAATCGCGTGACTTGGCGATTGTCCTGCGGTCCGGTGCGCTGCCGGCGCCGGTACGGATCGTCGAGGAGCGCTCGGTAGGCGCTTCGCTTGGCAGCGACTCGATTCGGCGCGGTATCCTGGCTGCCGTCGTCGGTTCGCTGGCGGTGGTCCTGTTCATGATCATCTACTACTCGGTGGGCGGAGTGCTGGCGGTGATCGCGCTGGCGCTTAACATCTTCTTTCTGCTCGCGGTTCTGGCCGGCCTGCGGGCAACCCTGACTCTGCCGGGACTGGCCGGTATCGCTCTGACCATCGGCATGGCCGTGGACGCGAACGTGCTGGTGTTCGAACGAATACGAGAGGAGATGCGGGCGGGCAAGACCAACCTTGCCGCGGTCGATACCGGTTACGCGCGGGCGTTCGTCACCATCATCGACTCCAACGCGACTACCATCATAACCGCCATCGCGCTCTACTTCGTCGGCACGGGCGCCATTCGAGGGTTCGCCATAACGCTGACCGCCGGTTTGATCATCAACGTACTGACAGCAGTATTCGTTACGAGATGGATATTCGACTGGTGGCTGAGCCGCTTCCACGTCAACAAACTGAGGGTTTAACACATGAGACTGATACCTGAAACTCACATCGACTTTGCCGGCAAGCGGGGGCTCTTCTTCGGACTCACCGGAGTCCTGCTGTTGATCAGCATCGGCAGC
Proteins encoded:
- a CDS encoding pyridoxine 5'-phosphate synthase, translating into MPSLSVNIDHVATLRQARLESFPDPVQAAAAVELGGADGITVHLRQDRRHITDRDVELLRATVKTELTVEMAAVDDLVRLMVRVRPDQVTLVPELKTEITTTSGIDLLKERSRLEPVVKRLKKAGIRVSTFIEPDTAQVEAAGRIGAEVVELNTDRYSRGWSRGPRLLEELTTAGRVAEKAGLLVHVGHGLGYRNVVPVLGNRIAAGYSIGFAIVARAIYTGLQDAVAEMKRIMEVHS
- the secD gene encoding protein translocase subunit SecD, with the translated sequence MKGIRVKFIGLLVVVALSIWALYPTYRLYSAIPKQEKALNERLARATNKDDSGRVALEIAELQNVKASVHKRSLNLGLDIVGGMHLTLEVDKSKLSAEDAKDAGDRALEVIRNRVDEFGVFEPVIQKVGRDRILVQLPGVDRERAKNLIGQTAQLKFQLVQEERATYDALKVVDEKTKAGSGADTGKAAKAEAAPAVKADTSVLQAMLDTTGKDTGLAAAGEIEEGALLSYVRTTGGDFSVDERDYAEFKMLLERARPYWPEGYEFLFGPSEPVEGSPVRRLYMLKAEPEMLGSAIKDARPAPYQGSEPGLSNTWIVNLSLGRKDAGVFAQVTGRNIGRRLAIVLDNVVKSAPVIQSRIPDGNAMITTNDVNPDESRDLAIVLRSGALPAPVRIVEERSVGASLGSDSIRRGILAAVVGSLAVVLFMIIYYSVGGVLAVIALALNIFFLLAVLAGLRATLTLPGLAGIALTIGMAVDANVLVFERIREEMRAGKTNLAAVDTGYARAFVTIIDSNATTIITAIALYFVGTGAIRGFAITLTAGLIINVLTAVFVTRWIFDWWLSRFHVNKLRV